One window of the Saccopteryx bilineata isolate mSacBil1 chromosome 2, mSacBil1_pri_phased_curated, whole genome shotgun sequence genome contains the following:
- the LOC136322463 gene encoding LOW QUALITY PROTEIN: olfactory receptor 6M1-like (The sequence of the model RefSeq protein was modified relative to this genomic sequence to represent the inferred CDS: inserted 2 bases in 2 codons; substituted 1 base at 1 genomic stop codon), with protein MEMQNQTTVTKFTLTAFPVLQNLQISLFVVLLFTYTLTLIQGFPTPTLIGNIIIISLIWVDDHLQXPMYFFLRILSLLDILYTTSVTPKLLTYFLENRKTIIAGCLTQIYFFSLGTTEFILLAVMSFGHYAAICNPLRYTIIMNSRVCLLLVLGCWVGAFLSVLCPIIVVSRLPFCYKEILHFFCDIAPPLHAACIDTHFIEMLSFLLPSFVLLTSLLLTTISYTCIISTILRIFSAQGXSEAFHTRTSRITVVSIAYGSNNFMYVXPSQSSLLAFDKVTAVLTMMVTSLQNSFIYSLRNEEVKEVLQDAINQIMSLVCRRTGNCIAWENLKVCQER; from the exons ATGGAGATGCAAAATCAGACGACAGTGACCAAATTTACCCTGACTGCCTTCCCTGTTCTCCAGAACCTTCAGATTTCCCTCTTCGTGGTTCTCTTGTTTACTTACACACTTactctaatacaggg gttcccgacccctactcTAATAGGAAACATTATCATCATCTCCCTAATATGGGTTGATGATCACCTCC ACCCAATGTACTTCTTTCTCAGGATTCTCTCATTATTGGACATTTTATACACTACTTCAGTTACCCCAAAGCTCTTAACTTATTtcctagagaacagaaaaactattattGCTGGCTGCCTCACccaaatatactttttttccctGGGGACAACGGAGTTTATCCTGCTGGCAGTGATGTCCTTTGGCCACTATGCAGCTATCTGTAACCCCCTGCGCTACACCATCATCATGAACAGCAGGGTCTGTCTCCTCCTGGTTCTGGGCTGCTGGGTGGGGGCCTTTCTGTCAGTGCTCTGCCCAATTATTGTGGTGTCTAGATTGCCTTTCTGTTATAAAGAAATCCTTCACTTCTTCTGTGACATTGCCCCTCCACTACATGCAGCCTGTATTGATACTCATTTCATAGAGATGCTAAGCTTCCTGTTACCGTCCTTTGTCCTCCTGACCTCCCTGCTGCTCACCACCATCTCCTATACCTGCATCATTTCTACCATCCTGCGCATCTTCTCTGCCCAAG TGTCAGAGGCCTTCCACACCCGCACCTCTCGCATCACTGTTGTCTCCATTGCCTATGGGAGCAACAACTTCATGTATGTGTGACCTAGCCAGAGCTCTTTGCTGGCTTTTGACAAAGTGACTGCTGTTCTCACCATGATGGTGACCTCTCTTCAGAACTCCTTCATTTATAGCCTaaggaatgaagaagtaaaggaaGTCTTGCAAGATGCCATCAACCAAATTATGTCCTTAGTGTGTAGGAGAACTGGAAACTGTATTGCATGGGAGAACTTGAAAGTTTGTCAAGAACGGTAG